A stretch of the Oceanicola sp. D3 genome encodes the following:
- the rpsS gene encoding 30S ribosomal protein S19, whose amino-acid sequence MSRSVWKGPFVDSYVLKKAEKSRESGRNEVIKIWSRRSTILPQFVGLTFGVYNGKKHIPVNVSEDMIGQKFGEYSPTRTYYGHAADKKAKRK is encoded by the coding sequence ATGTCGCGTTCTGTTTGGAAAGGCCCGTTTGTTGACAGCTATGTCCTCAAGAAGGCCGAAAAATCCCGCGAATCGGGTCGCAACGAGGTCATCAAGATCTGGTCGCGCCGCTCCACCATCCTGCCCCAGTTCGTGGGGCTCACCTTTGGCGTCTACAACGGCAAGAAGCATATCCCGGTGAACGTTTCCGAGGACATGATTGGCCAGAAGTTCGGTGAATATTCGCCGACTCGTACCTACTACGGCCACGCCGCAGACAAGAAAGCGAAGAGGAAGTAA
- a CDS encoding ferritin-like domain-containing protein yields MSNDTTLKNLNTALQMEMTAAHQYQLHAHLLDDWGLDLLAAQMREEFAEELGHSDRFLARIFELGGAPEMGFAETPKVASSLQDMFSSDLKDERDAIAFYTEAARAAWDAGDLASKALFEEIAIDEVGHQNWLDLQLGLMERLGLQAYTTKFVSGGLDSGAE; encoded by the coding sequence ATGTCGAACGACACCACACTGAAGAACCTGAATACCGCGCTCCAGATGGAAATGACGGCGGCGCACCAGTATCAGTTGCACGCCCATCTGCTCGACGACTGGGGGCTCGATCTGCTGGCGGCCCAGATGCGCGAGGAATTTGCAGAAGAGCTTGGCCATTCCGACCGTTTCCTCGCCCGGATCTTCGAACTCGGCGGCGCACCTGAGATGGGCTTTGCCGAAACTCCGAAGGTTGCAAGCTCCCTGCAGGACATGTTCAGCTCCGATCTGAAGGACGAGCGCGATGCCATCGCGTTTTATACCGAGGCCGCCCGCGCCGCATGGGACGCCGGCGATCTGGCCAGCAAGGCACTCTTCGAAGAGATCGCGATTGACGAGGTGGGCCACCAGAACTGGCTCGATCTGCAACTCGGCCTGATGGAACGACTCGGGCTGCAGGCCTACACCACCAAGTTCGTTTCCGGTGGCCTCGACTCCGGGGCCGAATGA
- the rplP gene encoding 50S ribosomal protein L16: MLQPKRTKFRKMHKGRIRGEAKGGSDLNFGTFGLKAVEPERITARQIEAARRAMTRHMKRQGRVWIRIFPDLPVTSKPVEVRMGKGKGSVDFWAAKVKPGRVMFEIDGVSEEIAREALRLAAMKLPIKTRTVVREDW; the protein is encoded by the coding sequence ATGCTGCAACCAAAACGCACGAAATTCCGCAAGATGCACAAGGGCCGCATCCGCGGCGAGGCGAAGGGCGGGTCTGACCTGAACTTCGGCACCTTCGGCCTGAAAGCGGTGGAGCCCGAGCGCATCACCGCCCGTCAGATCGAGGCTGCACGCCGTGCCATGACGCGCCACATGAAGCGTCAGGGCCGCGTCTGGATCCGGATCTTCCCCGATCTGCCCGTCACCTCCAAGCCGGTCGAAGTCCGGATGGGTAAAGGTAAGGGCTCGGTGGATTTCTGGGCCGCCAAGGTGAAGCCCGGCCGCGTGATGTTCGAGATCGACGGCGTGTCCGAGGAGATCGCCCGCGAGGCGCTCCGCCTGGCCGCGATGAAGCTGCCGATCAAGACCCGCACCGTGGTCCGCGAAGACTGGTGA
- a CDS encoding BrnT family toxin — MKIAGVDWDAGNWPKCGKHGVSQAEIEHVLRTMTLRIPDPFPGEPRFRTAGQTPEGRHVFLVYMHREKDGALWLRPINARYMHAKEIRRYEDAKEAMAKPPE; from the coding sequence ATGAAAATCGCCGGGGTTGATTGGGATGCCGGGAATTGGCCGAAGTGCGGAAAGCACGGTGTGTCTCAGGCGGAGATCGAGCATGTGCTCCGCACCATGACCCTCCGCATCCCTGATCCGTTTCCCGGAGAGCCGCGCTTTCGGACCGCCGGGCAAACGCCGGAAGGCCGCCACGTGTTCTTGGTCTACATGCACCGGGAGAAAGACGGCGCCCTGTGGCTCCGCCCGATCAACGCGCGCTACATGCACGCCAAGGAGATACGACGCTATGAAGACGCAAAAGAAGCCATGGCCAAGCCTCCCGAGTGA
- the rpsC gene encoding 30S ribosomal protein S3 — protein sequence MGNKVNPIGMRLQVNRTWDSRWYADTKDYGNLLLEDIAIREFIEEECKQAGVSRVIIERPHRKCRVTVHTARPGVIIGKKGADIEGLRRKLANMTDSELHLNIVEVRKPELDAALVAESIAQQLERRVSFRRAMKRSVQNAMRMGALGIRVNVAGRLGGAEIARTEWYREGRVPLHTLRADIDYAHAEGSTPYGIIGIKVWIFKGEIMEHDPSARDRKAQELQEGGGPRPRRDR from the coding sequence ATGGGTAACAAGGTCAATCCGATCGGTATGCGGCTTCAGGTGAACCGCACCTGGGACAGCCGCTGGTATGCCGATACCAAGGACTACGGCAACCTTCTGCTCGAAGACATCGCGATCCGCGAGTTCATCGAGGAAGAGTGCAAGCAGGCCGGCGTCAGCCGTGTGATCATCGAGCGCCCGCACCGCAAGTGCCGGGTGACGGTCCACACCGCGCGCCCCGGCGTGATCATCGGCAAGAAAGGCGCTGACATCGAAGGTCTGCGCCGCAAGCTGGCGAACATGACCGACAGCGAGCTGCACCTCAACATCGTTGAAGTGCGCAAGCCCGAGCTGGACGCCGCCCTGGTGGCCGAAAGCATCGCGCAGCAGCTCGAGCGCCGGGTGTCGTTCCGCCGCGCCATGAAGCGCTCGGTGCAGAACGCCATGCGCATGGGTGCCCTTGGCATCCGGGTCAACGTCGCGGGCCGCCTTGGCGGTGCCGAGATCGCCCGGACCGAGTGGTATCGCGAGGGCCGCGTTCCCCTGCACACCCTGCGGGCCGACATCGACTATGCACACGCCGAAGGCTCCACGCCCTACGGCATCATCGGCATCAAGGTTTGGATCTTCAAAGGCGAGATCATGGAGCACGACCCGTCGGCTCGCGATCGTAAAGCCCAAGAGCTCCAGGAAGGCGGAGGCCCGCGCCCCCGCCGTGACCGGTAA
- a CDS encoding 2OG-Fe(II) oxygenase family protein, whose amino-acid sequence MAQISSLFVTRLYRAALSEQKPAVDPQELEASCFTIAEDDEAGQEWCEENGYPGYTSYASLSDLPWRFPIFKALAKNLDAHVAAFTEDLQFDLDGRALVLEDLWINILPEGGTHGSHIHPHAVISGTTYVSMPEGTSALKLEDPRSARMMAAPMRRKHCREELKRFVSVAPAVGDVLLWESWLRHEVPMNMAEEERVSVSFNYRWE is encoded by the coding sequence ATGGCCCAGATCTCATCTCTCTTCGTGACCCGCCTCTACCGCGCCGCCCTGTCGGAGCAAAAGCCCGCCGTCGACCCGCAGGAGCTGGAAGCCAGCTGCTTCACCATCGCCGAGGATGACGAGGCCGGGCAGGAATGGTGCGAGGAAAACGGGTATCCCGGCTACACCTCATACGCCTCCCTCTCCGACCTCCCCTGGCGCTTCCCGATCTTCAAGGCGCTCGCCAAGAACCTCGACGCCCACGTCGCCGCCTTCACCGAAGACCTCCAGTTCGACCTCGACGGACGGGCGCTGGTGCTCGAAGACCTCTGGATCAACATCCTGCCCGAAGGCGGCACCCACGGCTCCCACATCCACCCCCACGCGGTAATCTCGGGCACCACCTACGTGTCGATGCCCGAAGGCACCTCGGCGCTGAAACTGGAAGACCCGCGCTCCGCCCGCATGATGGCCGCGCCCATGCGCCGCAAGCACTGCCGCGAAGAACTGAAACGCTTCGTCTCGGTCGCCCCGGCCGTGGGCGACGTGCTGCTATGGGAGTCCTGGCTCCGGCATGAGGTGCCGATGAACATGGCCGAGGAAGAGCGGGTGTCGGTGAGTTTCAATTATCGGTGGGAGTGA
- a CDS encoding CopG family antitoxin, with protein MKTQKKPWPSLPSDAAAEAFVEEADLSEFDWGAAEPAAYEFEDKSARVTMRMPESQLAAIRAEAEKRGVKYQRFMRELMERGMRTL; from the coding sequence ATGAAGACGCAAAAGAAGCCATGGCCAAGCCTCCCGAGTGACGCGGCGGCGGAAGCCTTCGTGGAAGAAGCCGACCTGTCGGAGTTCGACTGGGGAGCCGCCGAACCCGCAGCTTACGAGTTCGAAGACAAATCCGCCCGCGTCACCATGCGGATGCCCGAAAGCCAACTCGCCGCCATCCGCGCCGAGGCAGAGAAGCGCGGGGTGAAGTATCAGCGTTTCATGCGGGAGCTGATGGAGCGCGGGATGCGGACGTTGTGA
- a CDS encoding DUF6552 family protein has translation MKTVDTVKWVATAIQLVGYGLTGLNVVPWNVFAFFVGILLWFAVGVMWKDRAIMVVHVGAFISLFVGYLNSGAPA, from the coding sequence ATGAAGACTGTCGATACGGTCAAATGGGTGGCGACGGCCATTCAACTCGTCGGCTACGGCCTGACGGGGCTAAATGTGGTGCCGTGGAACGTTTTTGCCTTCTTCGTCGGAATCCTGCTGTGGTTTGCCGTGGGTGTCATGTGGAAGGACCGGGCGATCATGGTCGTCCACGTCGGCGCGTTCATCTCGCTTTTCGTGGGCTATCTGAACTCGGGGGCACCGGCTTGA
- the rplV gene encoding 50S ribosomal protein L22, producing the protein MGKDKNPRRVEDNEALAKARMLRTSPQKLNLVAAMIRGKKVEKALADLTFSKKRIAVDVKKCLQSAIANAENNHNLDVDELIVAEAWVGKNLTMKRGRPRARGRFGRIVKPFAELTIKVRQIEEQA; encoded by the coding sequence ATGGGCAAGGACAAGAATCCCCGCCGCGTGGAAGACAACGAGGCACTGGCCAAGGCCCGCATGCTTCGCACCTCGCCGCAAAAGCTGAACCTCGTCGCTGCGATGATCCGTGGCAAGAAGGTCGAGAAGGCTCTGGCCGATCTCACCTTCTCCAAGAAGCGGATCGCCGTGGACGTGAAGAAATGCCTTCAGTCCGCCATCGCCAACGCCGAGAACAACCACAACCTGGACGTCGACGAGCTGATCGTCGCTGAGGCCTGGGTCGGCAAGAACCTGACGATGAAGCGCGGTCGCCCGCGTGCCCGTGGCCGTTTTGGCCGCATCGTCAAGCCGTTTGCCGAGCTGACCATCAAGGTCCGCCAGATCGAGGAGCAAGCCTGA